In the Thermomicrobiales bacterium genome, CTCGGCTGATGTTCCGATGTTTGCCCGAAGCTCGACACGTTCTCCGTCCAGTGTCACGGCCGGCAGATCGCGGTCGGTGGCAAGGCGCTCACGTTCGGCGCTCGCGAGCGCCATCCGCTCCCCGGCGGCTGCGAGCGCATTGTCGTCTGGCGACAGGATTAGCTGGCCGGCGTCGCCATCGAGGATTGCGACCTGGCCGTCGACCGCACGCCGGAGCAGCCCCGCGACGCCGACGACCGTCGGGATGCCGAGTGCCCGGGCGAGGATCGCGACATGGGCAGTTGTGCTGCCACGTTCGGTCGCGATCCCGGCCAGTCGCGAGACATCCATGCGTGTCGTGTCCGATGGGAACAGCTCATCCGCGACGATGATCGCCTCGGTTGGCAAGTCGATCGCAGTACTTGCCTCTCCGCCGTCCAGCGACTGGAGCAGCTGCGACGCGACGTCTCGCGCATCGTCGGCCCGGGCCCGGAGATAGTCATCGTCGAGCGCGGCGAACATGCTCTCGACCGATGCGGTCACTGTTTCGATTGCGCTCTCGGCGCGCGCGTGCCTCTCGCCGATTGCGCGCTCGATCTCGCCAACGAAGGCCGGATCATCGAGGAACAGGCTCTGGGCGTCGAAGATCGCGGCTTCCCGCTGGCCGGCGCGTTCGGCGGTCGTTGCCCGGGCGGTCGCGATACGACGACGCGTCACCTCGACGGCATCCCGGAACCGGCGAAGCTCTGGCTCGATCTCGCCGGCCTGCAGCGGTGGGCGTTCGGCGCTCGGCGCGCGTCGTCGGTACGTCACGATTCTGCCGATCCCGATCCCATCGGCTGCGGGTGTGCCGGTCAGGATCTCGGTGGTCATGGCGCAACCTCGTCGAGGCCGCGCTCGATAAGAGAGCTCAGCGCGATGATCGCGGCGTCTTCGTCCGGCCCGTCGGCGCGGATGAGAATGATGTGATCATGCTCGACGCCAAGCGTCATCAGGCTGAGGATGCTCTTGGCGTCGGCGTCTCGCAGGGGGTTCCTGGTCAGGTTGGTCAGCCGGATTGCGGCGTCGAACCTGGCCGCGGTCCGGACGAGCAGGGCAGCCGGGCGCGCGTGTAGCCCCGCTGGGTGGGTGATCGTCAGTCGGGCCTCCCGCATCGCCGCCGCATCCTCTCGCGCTTGCGTTTGTCAGTGTGTGATCTTGGTCAGGCTTCTGGCCCCGAGAGCGGCGGCCGCGACCTCGTCGAGCCCGCCGCCAATGGAGGCCTCGACCGCGGCGATGACCGCGCCTTCGACGAGCGGCGCATCGCTGAGGACAACTCGTGAGGTGAGTGTGTCGCCTGCCAGCTCCAACGCCGTCTCGGCGCTCATCACTGCCGAGCCGAGATCCATCAGCACGAGGATGCCATCGCCGGTGTCGGCGGCCGTTAGCGCCTCGCAGATCCCGCCGGGGTCGGTGCCGAGCGAGCCATCCGCAGAGCCACCCACGGCTCGGATCGTGATGAGCCCTCCGGCCATCTGCTCGGCCATTTCCCGGACACCCTCGGCGAGCTTCCGGCTATGACTGACGATGACGATCCCGACCGGCATGCTCTCCCCTGTCGCTGACGTTCGTCAGGCGTCCGCTCGTTCACGGACGAGGTCGGCGATCGCGCGAAGGATGTAGTACGACGACGTCGCTCCCGGGTCCTGATGCCCGATGCTGCGCTCGCCGAGGTAGCTGGCGCGGCCCTTGGTCGCCAGCAGCGGGATGGTCGATTCCATCCCCTGGCGGGCGGCCTCGGCGGCACGGTCGAGCGCGTCGACCGCGCTGGCGCCCGCCTCGACGGCCGCGGTCAACGCATCGACTGCGGGTGAAATCGCGTCGACCATCGTCTTCTCGCCCGTCGTCGCCTTGCCGCGCGCCTGGACTCCCTCCAGCGCCGCCTTCATCGCGGCTGCGAGATCTGTCGTCGTCGTTGCGCCATTGGCGGGAATGACCGCCGATGCGCGCAGGAACGCCGTGCCGTAGAGGGGGCCGGCAGCGCCGCCAACGGTCGAGATCAACGTCATCGCAACCGCCTTGATCACTGCGGCCAGCGACTGGTCCGATTGCTCCTGAACCTTCGCCCATGCGGCGGTGAATCCGCGGTTCATGTTGGTGCCGTGGTCGCCATCGCCGATCGCCGCGTCGAGTTGGGTCAGCTCGACCGAGTGCTCGGCAAGCGTGGCCTGAACCCGCTCGACGATCGCGAGCCCCAATCCGTCCGTGTTACCCATCCAGCCTCCTCAACCCGCTACGTCGTGCGTCGCCGGGATCATACGCCCCAACGCAGCGCGGCCGTGTGGACTGGCGCGTCCCACAGATCGGTCAGCTCGTTGTCCAGCCGCAGCAGTGTGATCGATGTGCCGGCCATCTCCAGCGACGTGATGTAGTTGCCGACGAGCGAACGGACGATCGTAACGCCCTGACCTCGGAGGATCCTGTCGAGGTGGCGATAGACGATGTAAAGCTCCATCAGCGGGGTGCCGCCCATCCCATTGACGAAGGCCAGCACCTGCTCGCCCTGCCGGAGACCGAGATCGTCAACGATCGGTGTCGTCAACATGTCGACGATCTCGTCGGCCGGCGCCAGTGGCAGTCGATGCCGGCCTGGTTCACCATGGATTCCGATGCCGATCTCCATCTCGTTCTCGGCGAGGTCGAATGTCGGCTTGCCGGCGGCTGGCACCGTGCAGGAGGTCAGCGCCATGCCCATGGTGCGGACATTGTTGTTCACCTTCCGGCAGATCGCGGCGACGTCATCGAGGCTGGCCCTGCGCTCCGCCAGCGCGCCGGTGATCTTCTCGGCCAGCACCGTCCCGCCGACGCCGCGCCGGCCGGCGGTGTAGAGACTGTCCTGGACGGCGACATCGTCGTTGATGACGACGCTCCGCACAGTGATCCCCTCAACCTCGGCCAACTCCGCCGCGAGCTCGAAGTTCATGATGTCGCCAGTGTAGTTCTTCACGATATGGATGATCCCAGCGCCGCCGTCGACCGCCTTCGTCGCGGCCAGCATCTGATCCGGGACAGGTGACGTGAATACCTCGCCGGGGCAAGCGGCGTCGAGCATGCCCATGCCGACGAAACCGCCATGCAGCGGCTCGTGACCGCTGCCGCCACCGGAGACGACGCCGACCTTCCCGGCGATCGGCGCGTCGGCGCGCACGATCACCTTGAGCTCGGGATCAACCCGCAGCAACGACGGATGGGCCGCGGCGATACCTTCCAGCGACTCGCGGACGACATCGTCGACCTTATTGATAAGCTTCTTCACGAGTCTCCTCCATCACAAGGCTGTGGTGGTCTTGCCGGTAGTTACGTGTGATCCGCCGCCAGGTCACTCACGGGGAACTGGTTTCTGGATCCACGCGAGTCTCACTCCCTTGTATCTTCGGTCTTCCGGCGCGGTTGCGCGAGCGGTCAACGGTGGAACGTGGCATGCATTGTTCGTGCCATTGGTTTGGCCGCGTGGCGCATTGACAATCGCCCCATGGTGGACTATCTGTAACGGTGTCTTATCGCCCGACGTGATCGCTGCCGATTCTGGAGCGAGGTGGCGTCGAGGCATAAAAGCCGACCCCGAAGATGGCTGTCGGCGCAGCGCATCACAAACGCTTCCCGCCGGCCGACGCCAGAGTCCGTGACTCTAACGCCGGGAGCGCGGGTTTCGCCGTTCGGACTCTCGGACGGCAACGATACGGAAAGGGAGGATGCCCGTCCGCGCAGGGGTCGCGGCGCGCGTTGATCCATGCAGGCCGCGCGCGCGTTCCAGTTACGATCGATATGAATCAAGAATAAAGGGAGCACGTGGATGCGTCGGGATACCCTTTCGGCGAAATTATGGGCCGAGTTCATCGGCACTGCGTTCCTGTTGTTATTGGGTGATGGCGTTGTCGCTAACACGGTCTTCGCCTCACGTCTGGGTGTCGCGCCTGACAACCCGTGGGCAGGCTACGATTGGAATACGATCGCCCTGGGCTGGGCCTTCGCCGTCGTGATGGCGGTCTATGTCGCTGGCGGAATCACCGGCGCGCATATCAACCCTGCCGTTACCGCCGCCGCAATGGCGCGCAGAACGATGGATGTGACAACCGGCATCTTCTACTGGATCGTCCAGGTCGCTGGCGGGTTCGTCGGCGCATTCCTCGTCTGGGTCCTCTACAAGGGGGATTTCGACGGCCAGGGCTGGAAAAATGTCTTCTATACCGGCCCGAGCAAGTACTACGATGGGGCGTGGTTCAACCTGTATTTCGCCGAGTTTGTCGGCACCTTCATGCTGGTGCTGCTGATCTATGCCATCGTCGACAACATCCGCAACATCGGGCCGGGCGCGAATCTCTGGCCGTTCATGGTTGGCATGGCCGTCCTGGCAATCGGTCTCTCGCTCGGCGGCCCGACCGGGTACGCGATCAACCCGGCCCGTGACCTCGGGCCACGCCTGTTCTCCGGCATCTTCCTGTCGGGCGACAATATCGCGTTCAAGGACTCGTACTTCCTCGTGCCGATCATTGCCCCGCTACTCGGCGGCGTGGCCGGCGCGTTCTTCTACGACTTCCTCGTGAAGCCGATGCTGCCGCTGCCCAAGGAGCCCGAGCCACAACCGCGTGGCGCGGACGTTGCGCACGACGGCGATTAGCGTCTGCCCGACCGATGGCGTTCGGGAAGCATCTCAAAGGAGGAACCATATGGCCGACAAGAAGTACGTCGCGGCGATCGACCAGGGGACGACGAGCACGCGCTGCATGATCTTCGACCACTCCGGCAACGTTGTCGCCATTGAGCAGATGGAGCACGAGCAGGTCTACCCACAGCCGGGCTGGGTCGAACACCGCCCGGGCGAGATCTGGCATCACACGCAGGCAGTCGTCCAGGGCGCGCTCTCCAAGAGTCTCGTCCGCAAGGAGGATATCGCCGCGGTCGGCATCACCAACCAGCGTGAGACGACCGTCGTCTGGGACAGGCGCACCGGTGAGCCGCTCTACAACGCCATCGTCTGGCAGGACACTCGCACCGACCATATCGTCAACGAACTCGCCCGGGATGGCGGCCAGGATCGCTTCCGCGACAAGACGGGTCTGCCGCTGGCCACCTACTTCTCCGGCCCGAAGGTGCGCTGGATCCTCGACAACGTCCCCGGCGCGCTGGAGAAAGCCGAGGCCGGCAATGCGCTCTTCGGCAACATCGACTCGTTCGTGACCTGGTGGCTCACCGGCGGGCCGAATGGCGGCATCCACATCACCGACGTGACCAACGCGTCGCGCACGATGCTGATGAACCTCGAGACGCTGGATTGGGACGACGACCTGCTGAAGGCGATCGGTGTGCCGCGTCAGATGCTGCCCGAGATTCGATCGAGCAGCGAGACCTACGGTCACGTCAAGGGTGGCGCGCTGGATGGCGTGCCGGTGGCCGGCATCCTCGGCGATCAGCAGGCGGCCACGATGGGCCAGGTCTGCTTCGGCGTCGGCGAGGCCAAGAATACGTATGGCACCGGCTGCTTCATGATCTACAACACCGGCACGGAGCTGGTGCCCTCGAAGAGCGGCCTGCTGACGACTGTCTGCTACAAGCTCGGCAATCAGCCGGCCGTCTACGCCCTCGAGGGCTCGGTTGCGATCAGCGGCGCGCTCGTCCAGTGGCTCCGCGACAACCTCGGGCTGATCAAGAGCGCGCCCGAGATCGAGGATATGGCGAAGACGGTCAGCGACAATGGCGGCATCTACTTCGTCCCCGCCTTCTCCGGCCTGTTCGCCCCCTACTGGCGCAGCGACGCGCGCGGCGCAATCGTCGGTCTCACTCGCTACGTCAACAAGGGACACCTGGCCCGCGCCACGCTGGAGGCGACTGCCTATCAGACGCGCGAGGTGGCCGAGGCGATGGAGAAGGACTCCGGCTCGGAGCTTGCCGCGCTGAAGGTCGACGGCGGGATGGTCTACAACGACCTGCTGATGCAATTCCAGGCGGACATCCTCGGCGTCACCGTCGTACGGCCGAAGGTCGCCGAGACGACCGCGCTCGGCGCGGCCTACGCGGCCGGCCTGGCAACCGGCTTCTGGGGCAACCTCGAAGATCTGCGTCAGAACTGGAACGAAGACAAGCGCTGGGAACCACGCATGAACGAGGCAGAGCGCGAAAAGTACTACCGTGACTGGAAGCGCGCCGTCGAGCGCACCTTCGACTGGGTCGAAGCATAGGCACGATCCGGACGTGAGATGCGGGACGCGGAGCGCGGATGAGCTGCGTTCCGCGTCCCGCTGTCGTTCTCGCTGCTGTGGCAGCAGCTATGCGACATAACGAGCATGCCGAAGGCAGCGGGTCCGAGCGGTGATGACGGGAGAAGGAGTGAACCATGCGTCGGGACGAACAGCTCGCCAGGCTCAATCACACGTTCGACGTGCTGGTGATCGGCGGCGGGGCGACGGGCCTCGGCGTCGCGCTCGATAGCGCCTCGCGCGGCTACTCGACCCTGCTCGTCGAGGCGCGCGACTTCGCCCAGGGCACCAGCTCGCGCAGCACCAAGCTCGTCCACGGCGGCGTGCGCTACCTCGAACGCGGCGATATCAAGCTGGTCCACGAGGCGCTTCACGAGCGGGGCCGGCTGATCCGCAATGCGCCACACCTCGTCCACGAGCTCCGCTTCCTCATCCCGACCTATCATGCCTGGCAGTTGCCCTACTACGGTATCGGGCTGAAGATGTACGACCTGCTCGCCGGCCGGCTCGGACTGTCGCGTTCGACGATCGTCACCGCCGGTGGCGCAGCCAGGCTCATCCCGACGATCAACACCGACGGGCTCAAGGGCGGCGTGATCTACAGCGACGCCCAGTTCAACGACTCTCGCCTCGCACTGATCCTGGCCCGCACCGCCGTCCAGCAAGGCGCGACCATCCTCAACGATGCCCCCGTCCGCGATCTGCTCAAGGACGGCGGACGTGTCGTCGGCGCGGTCATCGACGATACCGTCAACGGAGAACGCCACGAGGTGTACGCGCATGCCGTCGTCAACGCCACCGGGGTCTTCGCCGACGAGATCCGCCGGATGGACGACCCGGCAGTCAAGCCGATGATGGCGCCCAGCCAGGGCGTGCATCTCGTCCTCGATCGCAGCTTCCTGCCCTCCGATACCGGCATCCTGATCCCCAAGACCGACGATGGCCGCGTCATCTTCATCATTCCCTGGCAGGGACACACGCTCGCCGGAACGACCGACACCGAGCTGGCAGATCCCGAGCTGGAGCCGAAGGCCCACGAGGACGAGATCGACTTCATC is a window encoding:
- the glpK gene encoding glycerol kinase GlpK, whose protein sequence is MADKKYVAAIDQGTTSTRCMIFDHSGNVVAIEQMEHEQVYPQPGWVEHRPGEIWHHTQAVVQGALSKSLVRKEDIAAVGITNQRETTVVWDRRTGEPLYNAIVWQDTRTDHIVNELARDGGQDRFRDKTGLPLATYFSGPKVRWILDNVPGALEKAEAGNALFGNIDSFVTWWLTGGPNGGIHITDVTNASRTMLMNLETLDWDDDLLKAIGVPRQMLPEIRSSSETYGHVKGGALDGVPVAGILGDQQAATMGQVCFGVGEAKNTYGTGCFMIYNTGTELVPSKSGLLTTVCYKLGNQPAVYALEGSVAISGALVQWLRDNLGLIKSAPEIEDMAKTVSDNGGIYFVPAFSGLFAPYWRSDARGAIVGLTRYVNKGHLARATLEATAYQTREVAEAMEKDSGSELAALKVDGGMVYNDLLMQFQADILGVTVVRPKVAETTALGAAYAAGLATGFWGNLEDLRQNWNEDKRWEPRMNEAEREKYYRDWKRAVERTFDWVEA
- the ptsP gene encoding phosphoenolpyruvate--protein phosphotransferase yields the protein MTTEILTGTPAADGIGIGRIVTYRRRAPSAERPPLQAGEIEPELRRFRDAVEVTRRRIATARATTAERAGQREAAIFDAQSLFLDDPAFVGEIERAIGERHARAESAIETVTASVESMFAALDDDYLRARADDARDVASQLLQSLDGGEASTAIDLPTEAIIVADELFPSDTTRMDVSRLAGIATERGSTTAHVAILARALGIPTVVGVAGLLRRAVDGQVAILDGDAGQLILSPDDNALAAAGERMALASAERERLATDRDLPAVTLDGERVELRANIGTSAEAAVALERGAEGIGLFRTEFLFVDQPMLPDEEAQYTAYRDAAEVMGERPVIIRTLDAGGDKPLPGISNGGPAEMNPFLGVRGLRLSLAHPDPFRTQLRALLRAATAGNIWIMFPMVATVGDVHAARRFVDDVAGELASEGIPHRDDTPLGIMIEVPSAAIAIDLLIREVDFVSIGTNDLVQYTLAVDRTNPALAAQYPAFDVAVLRLIHDVLATARAAGKHAGICGEMAGDPVAIPLLIGLGARELSMGSARLDAARQLIRMTDSTDARRDAEARMGRKT
- a CDS encoding HPr family phosphocarrier protein, giving the protein MREARLTITHPAGLHARPAALLVRTAARFDAAIRLTNLTRNPLRDADAKSILSLMTLGVEHDHIILIRADGPDEDAAIIALSSLIERGLDEVAP
- the dhaL gene encoding dihydroxyacetone kinase subunit DhaL translates to MGNTDGLGLAIVERVQATLAEHSVELTQLDAAIGDGDHGTNMNRGFTAAWAKVQEQSDQSLAAVIKAVAMTLISTVGGAAGPLYGTAFLRASAVIPANGATTTTDLAAAMKAALEGVQARGKATTGEKTMVDAISPAVDALTAAVEAGASAVDALDRAAEAARQGMESTIPLLATKGRASYLGERSIGHQDPGATSSYYILRAIADLVRERADA
- the dhaM gene encoding dihydroxyacetone kinase phosphoryl donor subunit DhaM produces the protein MPVGIVIVSHSRKLAEGVREMAEQMAGGLITIRAVGGSADGSLGTDPGGICEALTAADTGDGILVLMDLGSAVMSAETALELAGDTLTSRVVLSDAPLVEGAVIAAVEASIGGGLDEVAAAALGARSLTKITH
- a CDS encoding MIP/aquaporin family protein, producing the protein MRRDTLSAKLWAEFIGTAFLLLLGDGVVANTVFASRLGVAPDNPWAGYDWNTIALGWAFAVVMAVYVAGGITGAHINPAVTAAAMARRTMDVTTGIFYWIVQVAGGFVGAFLVWVLYKGDFDGQGWKNVFYTGPSKYYDGAWFNLYFAEFVGTFMLVLLIYAIVDNIRNIGPGANLWPFMVGMAVLAIGLSLGGPTGYAINPARDLGPRLFSGIFLSGDNIAFKDSYFLVPIIAPLLGGVAGAFFYDFLVKPMLPLPKEPEPQPRGADVAHDGD
- the dhaK gene encoding dihydroxyacetone kinase subunit DhaK, with amino-acid sequence MKKLINKVDDVVRESLEGIAAAHPSLLRVDPELKVIVRADAPIAGKVGVVSGGGSGHEPLHGGFVGMGMLDAACPGEVFTSPVPDQMLAATKAVDGGAGIIHIVKNYTGDIMNFELAAELAEVEGITVRSVVINDDVAVQDSLYTAGRRGVGGTVLAEKITGALAERRASLDDVAAICRKVNNNVRTMGMALTSCTVPAAGKPTFDLAENEMEIGIGIHGEPGRHRLPLAPADEIVDMLTTPIVDDLGLRQGEQVLAFVNGMGGTPLMELYIVYRHLDRILRGQGVTIVRSLVGNYITSLEMAGTSITLLRLDNELTDLWDAPVHTAALRWGV
- a CDS encoding FAD-dependent oxidoreductase; the encoded protein is MRRDEQLARLNHTFDVLVIGGGATGLGVALDSASRGYSTLLVEARDFAQGTSSRSTKLVHGGVRYLERGDIKLVHEALHERGRLIRNAPHLVHELRFLIPTYHAWQLPYYGIGLKMYDLLAGRLGLSRSTIVTAGGAARLIPTINTDGLKGGVIYSDAQFNDSRLALILARTAVQQGATILNDAPVRDLLKDGGRVVGAVIDDTVNGERHEVYAHAVVNATGVFADEIRRMDDPAVKPMMAPSQGVHLVLDRSFLPSDTGILIPKTDDGRVIFIIPWQGHTLAGTTDTELADPELEPKAHEDEIDFILAHVDRFLTRKPSRSDVRAVFAGLRPLVRPLADDESTAALSRDHTLMESPSGLVTIAGGKWTTYRRMAEDTVNHVAGVAALPRRECLTADLPLLGATSRIPRWMEFGASADEAAEYEAKYPGILHPRLPYSLAMTAYVIENEMPVQLDDVLARRLRALLLDAEAAIDAAPTVAALMARLQNHDDAWVARQLESFTALAREHYVVGDGGRGMGAI